In one window of Falco cherrug isolate bFalChe1 chromosome 10, bFalChe1.pri, whole genome shotgun sequence DNA:
- the LOC102049490 gene encoding BPI fold-containing family B member 4-like yields the protein MQQGNLLEMTMLKLFGIIFFCGLLSPSQEVLSGLSCAVSPGAMQNVLSGAILHNGLLQKHLQGLVLPNIMGEGGLLSSPTSITGLHLVRVQLPKLSVVLLPGIGVQLTIAAKLELSGKCLVGLLSELIDILVDVNITANIKCTNYESGTVQVVIEDCLCILGAIKIKLLSGLLSLSVNEIVLNQLRATLPGLLCPVVDIVVNLVNIQLLGTLNAVIPVGTAGTIHYRLASLPFTSGLFLGLDLDGAVKQVGGSIIPHDSSPSALPPLLDKLLVLGLRQSFLSAVLSLLLQIPPQTFTCTPEVFSGASRLQEAIRTLFPAACSTCHGTSPLSIRLTLSGNPLILLEENKATVELSVMIQVFIKRLDGPILNLLLLKADLGLNARMSIAGGRLVLGLSLGSTSFSLESSDIGISNISNLKPHCRTLLVEMLLPLINGALDIGIPLPNVLGIPLIKVDIQILAGLLVILV from the exons atgCAG CAGGGGAATCTTCTGGAGATGACGATGTTGAAGCTTTTTGgaatcatttttttctgtggcctCCTTTCACCCTCCCAAGAAGTCCTGTCTGGTCTGTCCTGTGCCGTCAGTCCTGGGGCGATGCAGAACG TTCTCTCAGGTGCCATACTTCACAACGGGCTTCTCCAGAAGCACCTGCAGGGCCTTGTGCTTCCGAACATCATGGGTGAAGGGGGTCTGCTGAGCTCTCCCACCAGCATCACTGG CCTACACCTTGTCAGGGTTCAACTCCCCAAGCTGTcggtggtgctgctgccaggaatCGGGGTCCAGCTGACCATTGCTGCAAAGCTGGAGCTTAGTGGCAAGTG CTTGGTTGGCCTTCTTTCAGAACTAATTGATATCTTAGTGGATGTGAACATTACTGCAAACATTAAATGCACGAATTATGAATCGGGCACGGTCCAGGTTGTCATTGAAGACTGCCTCTGCATTCTTGGTGCCATAAAGATCAAGCTCCTTTCTGG cttACTCTCCCTATCAGTAAATGAGATAGTGCTTAACCAGCTGAGAGCGACTCTGCCCGGTTTG CTGTGTCCAGTCGTTGATATTGTGGTCAACCTTGTCAACATCCAGCTGCTGGGCACTCTCAACG cGGTGATACCAGTCGGTACAGCAGGAACGATTCACTACCGGCTGGCCAGCCTCCCGTTTACCTCTGGCTTGTTCCTTGGGTTGGATTTAGAT GGTGCAGTGAAGCAGGTGGGAGGTAGCATCATCCCCCATGACTCGTCCCCTTCTGCATTACCTCCACTGCTGGACAAGCTTCTGGTCTTGGGACTGCGCCAGAGCTTTCTCAGTGCAGTCCTGTCCCTCCTGCTCCAGATACCGCCACAGACCTTCACCTGCACGCCAGAAGTC TTCTCTGGTGCCAGCCGTTTGCAAGAAGCCATCAGGACCCTTTTTCCTGCTGCG TGCTCCACCTGCCATGGGACCAGTCCTCTGAGCATTAGGCTAACGTTGTCTGGGAACCCGCTCATCctcttggaagaaaacaaagccacCGTTGAGCTTTCGGTCATGATTCAGGTGTTCATTAAGCGTTTAGATGGACCCATCCTCaacctcctgctgctgaaggcT GACCTCGGTCTAAACGCCCGCATGTCGATTGCTGGAGGCAGACtggtgctggggctgtccctgggCAG cactTCCTTCTCCTTGGAGTCTTCTGACATTGGCATCAGTAAC ATCTCGAACTTGAAGCCACACTGCAGGACTCTGCTGGTGGAAATGTTACTGCCCCTTATCAATG GTGCTCTGGACATTGGGATCCCTCTGCCAAACGTGCTGGGCATTCCCTTAATAAAGGTGGATATTCAGATATTAGCG GGCCTGCTGGTGATTCTTGTGTGA